Below is a window of Thermomicrobiales bacterium DNA.
GGGCCGCTCGAATCGCTCCCGGTCAACTGGGGATGGAAGACGATCTTCGCGCCCCGCGTCGCCGCCCAACGGGTCGCTTCCGGATAACGCCATCCCTCATGGCAGATCGTGATCCCAAACGGAACGCCATCGACCTCGAAGAGGCGTCGCTTCCCATCGGCCACGTAATACGGCGCTTCCTCCAATGGAAGCTGGTTCTTGCTCTGGAATCCCTGCACCGATCCGTCGCGGTTCACCACCACGGCGGCATTGTGCGCTCCCAGCTCGGTTTCCCACTCGATCCCCACGATCGCCGCTACCTCATGCGCCGCGCACGACTGCCGGATCCGCTCCAACGCCGCCTCCTGCCGCGCCTGGTCCTTGGGCGGCACGAAGAAATCGAACCCGCGCAATCCGGGGATATACGCCTCTGGAAAACAGACGATCGCCACCTGCTGGTCCGCCGCCTCGGCCAGCATCCGGTCGAGCGTGTCCAAACGTTCCGCTACTGTCGGAGCGTTCGGCACAGTCGCGAGTCCAATTCGAAGCGTAGGCATGTGAGGAGCATCTCCAGCACGCGGGCGGTTCGTGCCGGCACTATACCCGCGGATCGGTGCGAGCGTGTCCCAGGACCCCAGGCACGATGAGCGGGTATGAGCGCTGTTCGGCACTCATACCCGCTCGATGCCACGACTCAGGGTTCCGCGGCCGGCGTTCCAGGGCTGGAATTCACCTGGGCGTGAATCCCGTCACCCCTGGATCAGCCGGCGCGCGGCCGGCCG
It encodes the following:
- a CDS encoding carbon-nitrogen hydrolase family protein, which encodes MPTLRIGLATVPNAPTVAERLDTLDRMLAEAADQQVAIVCFPEAYIPGLRGFDFFVPPKDQARQEAALERIRQSCAAHEVAAIVGIEWETELGAHNAAVVVNRDGSVQGFQSKNQLPLEEAPYYVADGKRRLFEVDGVPFGITICHEGWRYPEATRWAATRGAKIVFHPQLTGSDSSGPTLTRWGDPENPYYEKAMLMRSIENTIYFASVNYAFAYPESASSVIGPEGELLTYFPYGEAGLLVYDVDLDAATGAIARRYDAGLYPE